Proteins from a genomic interval of Streptomyces fodineus:
- a CDS encoding MarR family winged helix-turn-helix transcriptional regulator has protein sequence MTRLDGPGDDRVERPGDGPDAVALEIADAVESLTNLWSLAAQEATLRLSLHQLRALRTLEAAPGLNLTTLAERLDIGLPTASRLCDRLEAAGMLERTLHPQKRREVRLGLTPQGRRVLDDVASRRAQALRVALAAMKPAERSALSRGMKAFLAAHSGGTPAPGEPPGER, from the coding sequence GTGACCCGTCTCGACGGCCCAGGCGACGACCGTGTGGAGAGGCCGGGCGATGGCCCGGACGCCGTCGCGCTGGAGATCGCCGACGCTGTGGAGAGTCTCACGAACCTGTGGTCGCTGGCCGCTCAGGAGGCGACCTTGCGCCTGTCCCTGCACCAGCTGCGGGCGCTGCGGACGCTGGAGGCGGCACCTGGACTGAACCTCACCACTCTCGCCGAGCGGCTGGACATTGGGCTGCCCACGGCCAGCAGGCTGTGTGACCGGCTGGAGGCGGCGGGAATGCTGGAACGCACTCTCCACCCGCAAAAACGCCGCGAGGTCCGGCTGGGCCTCACCCCACAGGGACGCCGCGTACTGGATGATGTGGCATCGCGCCGGGCCCAGGCACTGAGGGTCGCGTTGGCGGCCATGAAACCGGCGGAGCGGTCGGCACTGAGCCGCGGGATGAAGGCCTTCCTCGCCGCTCACAGCGGGGGGACGCCTGCTCCGGGAGAGCCGCCTGGCGAGCGGTGA
- a CDS encoding globin domain-containing protein: MRASVAVVGAYAADMTVYFYAILFARYPEVRGLFPDNLDVQRDRLLRGLLQIVDLVDDPENLIRFCGRLGRDHRKFGALNGHYPAVGECLLASLARYAGPAWSPELAAAWTHGYGVVAQVMMHAAEEDARTAPAVWEAEIIHHLHRGHGIAEITVRPDAPYPYTAGQYASVETPWHPKTWRYYSPAHAPRPDNTVTFHVRAVAQGQVSQGLVYSAKPGDMVRLGPTQGDMTLDPRSDRDLVCVAGGTGMAPIKALVEDAARTGTERYVDVFVGARTAEELYGLDDMLRMSQRHHWLSVRAAVSHERIAGLEGSLPRVLNEFGPWYRHEAFLSGPVDMVTQARATLARQGIPQERIHFDPFDVPALEAALLPRKLREPPED; the protein is encoded by the coding sequence ATGCGCGCGAGTGTGGCCGTGGTCGGCGCGTACGCAGCGGACATGACGGTGTATTTCTACGCCATTCTGTTCGCACGCTACCCCGAGGTGCGCGGGCTCTTCCCGGACAATCTGGACGTCCAGCGCGACCGGTTGCTGCGCGGGCTGCTGCAGATCGTCGACCTCGTCGACGACCCGGAGAACCTGATCCGGTTCTGCGGCCGGCTCGGTCGCGACCACCGCAAGTTCGGGGCGCTGAACGGCCACTATCCCGCGGTGGGCGAGTGCCTGCTTGCATCCCTGGCCCGCTACGCCGGCCCGGCGTGGAGCCCGGAGCTGGCCGCCGCATGGACGCACGGATACGGCGTCGTCGCGCAGGTGATGATGCACGCCGCGGAGGAGGACGCCCGCACGGCGCCCGCGGTGTGGGAGGCGGAGATCATCCACCACCTGCACCGCGGCCATGGCATCGCGGAAATCACCGTGCGGCCCGACGCGCCCTACCCGTACACGGCAGGCCAGTACGCGAGCGTGGAGACGCCCTGGCACCCCAAGACGTGGCGCTACTACTCGCCCGCGCACGCGCCGCGACCGGACAACACCGTGACCTTCCACGTGCGTGCGGTCGCCCAGGGCCAGGTCAGCCAAGGCCTGGTCTACAGCGCCAAGCCCGGGGACATGGTGCGGCTCGGACCCACTCAGGGCGACATGACGCTCGACCCGCGCAGCGACCGGGATCTGGTGTGCGTGGCCGGCGGGACCGGCATGGCCCCCATCAAGGCCCTGGTCGAGGACGCGGCCCGCACCGGGACAGAGCGCTACGTCGACGTCTTCGTCGGCGCTCGGACCGCCGAGGAGCTCTACGGCCTGGACGACATGCTCAGGATGTCCCAGCGGCACCACTGGCTCTCTGTGCGGGCCGCGGTGTCGCACGAGCGCATTGCGGGGCTGGAGGGTAGCCTGCCGCGGGTGCTGAACGAGTTCGGACCGTGGTACCGGCACGAGGCGTTCCTCTCCGGCCCGGTGGACATGGTCACACAGGCCAGGGCCACCCTGGCCCGGCAGGGCATCCCGCAGGAGCGGATCCATTTCGACCCCTTCGACGTGCCCGCACTCGAGGCCGCGTTACTGCCCCGGAAATTGCGGGAACCGCCCGAGGACTGA
- a CDS encoding nucleotidyltransferase domain-containing protein, with translation MHRDDQSVHLATAPSPERVAEINEVIDRITRWARGRDDIVGLLLAGSCARNAARPDSDIDIVLLTTDESRYPLEDAWTVELGLGEVIRTQSWGPITERRCSTASGLEVELGIGSPAWAKTDPVDPGTHRVVTDGARVLHDPAGILGDLLAAC, from the coding sequence GTGCATCGCGACGATCAGTCAGTGCATCTTGCGACCGCGCCGTCGCCGGAGCGGGTCGCTGAGATCAACGAGGTCATCGACCGGATCACACGCTGGGCGAGAGGCCGTGATGACATCGTCGGTCTGCTCTTGGCGGGATCTTGCGCCCGCAATGCCGCGCGACCGGACTCCGACATCGACATCGTCCTGCTCACCACGGACGAGTCCCGATATCCGCTTGAGGATGCCTGGACCGTGGAACTGGGGCTGGGCGAAGTGATCCGCACCCAGTCGTGGGGACCGATCACAGAACGACGCTGTTCCACGGCCTCCGGCCTGGAAGTCGAGCTGGGCATCGGCTCCCCGGCCTGGGCGAAGACAGATCCCGTTGATCCGGGGACGCATCGGGTCGTCACCGACGGCGCCCGGGTGTTGCACGACCCGGCAGGCATCCTCGGCGATCTTCTCGCCGCCTGTTGA
- a CDS encoding integrase core domain-containing protein, protein MPRGRRAGARRGGRRRGRSGTTATVSEILKNEGIEPAPDRAATTWSDFLHSHADTLLACDFIETVTLTGRSQYILAVIEHTTRRIRILGTTAHPTAPWVSQAARNLVMDLEDASATVTYLIRDRDSKFPALFDQILAAAGVQTVFTGVRMPHMNSIMERWVQTCRHELLDRTLIWNERHLRHALRQFEQHHNTHRPHQAMHQAVPLRAVPEPITDIGRMSRLDIRRRNRLSGVIHEYRHAA, encoded by the coding sequence TTGCCGCGCGGGCGGCGAGCGGGCGCTCGTCGAGGCGGGCGGCGGCGTGGGCGGTCAGGCACCACAGCCACCGTCTCGGAGATCCTCAAGAACGAGGGCATCGAACCCGCGCCCGACCGAGCCGCCACAACCTGGTCCGACTTCCTGCACTCCCACGCCGACACCCTCCTGGCATGCGACTTCATCGAGACCGTCACCCTGACCGGCCGAAGCCAGTACATCCTCGCCGTCATCGAGCACACCACCCGTCGCATCCGGATCCTCGGCACCACGGCGCACCCCACCGCGCCCTGGGTGAGCCAGGCAGCACGAAACCTCGTCATGGACCTCGAAGACGCCTCAGCCACCGTCACTTACCTCATCCGTGACCGGGACTCGAAGTTCCCTGCGCTCTTCGACCAGATCCTGGCAGCCGCCGGGGTCCAGACCGTGTTCACCGGCGTCCGGATGCCGCACATGAACTCAATCATGGAGCGCTGGGTCCAGACCTGCCGCCACGAACTCCTCGACCGCACCCTCATCTGGAACGAGCGCCACCTGCGCCACGCCCTCCGCCAGTTCGAGCAGCACCACAACACCCACCGGCCCCATCAAGCGATGCACCAGGCCGTACCTCTGCGCGCTGTCCCCGAACCAATCACCGATATCGGACGGATGTCCCGTCTGGACATACGCCGCCGGAACCGGCTCTCCGGAGTGATCCACGAGTACCGACACGCTGCCTGA
- a CDS encoding alkaline phosphatase family protein, whose translation MTRRSIRLAAALGVAMALAGGSLAAASEFTGSSSAAAPQKPAAAQHVLLLSVDGLHQSDLAWYIARHPGSALARLVNGGVHYTDAHTTNPSDSFPGMTAQVTGGGPGTTGIYYDDVYNHALLPAGTTNCKGVKPGAEVDMTEDMDKNKASLDAGQGLKNLPGSILQMTGRPQSLLDPSKLPVDPTTCKPVYPHSYLQVNTVFNVARKAGLRTAWSDKHIAYDILNGPSGTGIQDQFSPEINSAAGGYAAGNDWTTDNKATEQYDGYKVKAVLNEIDGYDHSGAHKVGTPAIFGMNFQSVSTAQKLPSSEGLKGGYASKGVPGPLLQKNLDYVNTEVGAMVKEIQAKGLAASTDIVLSAKHGQSPIDPKSLTRIDDGPLLDGLNAAWKKKRPGAGDLVAHSVDDDGMLLWLNDRSTQATSFAKQYLLSQSGKGTDINGKPTKSFTNGGLSRLYAGEEAATYFGVKPGDARVPDLFGIAKYGVVYTGGTKKIAEHGGAHADDLNVPLVISGAGTPEGVTKTAQVETTQIAPTILSLLGLNPHNLQAVQKDHTQVLPVR comes from the coding sequence GTGACCCGCCGATCCATACGACTGGCCGCCGCCCTCGGTGTCGCCATGGCCCTCGCCGGAGGCTCGCTCGCCGCGGCGTCGGAGTTCACCGGCTCCTCCTCCGCCGCCGCGCCGCAGAAGCCGGCAGCCGCCCAGCACGTCCTCCTGCTGTCCGTCGACGGTCTGCACCAGTCGGATCTGGCCTGGTACATCGCCCGACACCCCGGCTCCGCGCTGGCCCGGCTGGTGAACGGCGGCGTGCACTACACCGATGCGCACACCACCAACCCCTCGGACTCCTTTCCCGGCATGACCGCCCAGGTCACCGGCGGCGGCCCGGGTACCACCGGCATCTACTACGACGACGTGTACAACCACGCCCTGCTCCCGGCCGGCACCACCAACTGCAAGGGCGTCAAACCCGGCGCAGAGGTGGACATGACCGAGGACATGGACAAGAACAAGGCCTCCCTCGATGCCGGCCAGGGGCTGAAGAACCTGCCCGGCAGCATCCTGCAGATGACGGGCCGGCCGCAGAGCCTGCTCGACCCGAGCAAGCTGCCCGTCGACCCCACGACCTGCAAGCCGGTCTACCCGCACTCGTACCTGCAGGTGAACACCGTCTTCAACGTGGCCCGCAAGGCCGGCCTGCGCACCGCCTGGTCGGACAAGCACATCGCCTACGACATCCTCAACGGCCCTTCGGGCACGGGCATCCAGGACCAGTTCTCCCCGGAGATCAACAGCGCCGCAGGCGGCTACGCGGCCGGGAACGACTGGACCACCGACAACAAGGCGACCGAGCAGTACGACGGGTACAAGGTCAAGGCCGTCCTCAACGAGATCGACGGCTACGACCACTCCGGCGCCCACAAGGTCGGAACCCCTGCGATCTTCGGCATGAACTTCCAGTCGGTCTCCACCGCGCAGAAGCTGCCCTCCTCCGAGGGCCTCAAGGGCGGCTACGCCTCCAAGGGCGTCCCCGGCCCGCTGCTGCAGAAGAACCTCGACTACGTCAACACCGAGGTCGGCGCGATGGTCAAGGAGATCCAGGCCAAGGGCCTGGCCGCGAGCACGGACATCGTGCTGTCCGCCAAGCACGGCCAGTCTCCCATCGACCCCAAGTCCCTGACCCGCATCGACGACGGTCCGCTGCTCGACGGGCTCAACGCCGCCTGGAAGAAGAAGCGCCCGGGCGCCGGCGATCTCGTCGCGCACTCCGTGGACGACGACGGCATGCTGCTGTGGCTGAACGACCGCTCCACCCAGGCCACCTCGTTCGCCAAGCAGTACCTGCTCTCGCAGAGCGGCAAGGGCACCGACATCAACGGCAAGCCCACCAAGTCCTTCACGAACGGCGGGCTGAGCAGGCTCTACGCGGGCGAGGAAGCGGCCACCTACTTCGGCGTCAAGCCTGGTGACGCCCGGGTCCCGGACCTGTTCGGCATCGCCAAGTACGGCGTGGTCTACACGGGCGGCACCAAGAAGATCGCCGAGCACGGCGGCGCCCACGCCGACGACCTGAACGTCCCGCTCGTCATCTCCGGCGCGGGAACCCCCGAGGGCGTGACCAAGACTGCTCAGGTCGAGACCACTCAGATCGCCCCGACGATCCTGTCCCTCCTGGGCCTGAACCCCCACAACCTGCAGGCCGTCCAGAAGGACCACACCCAGGTCCTGCCGGTCCGCTGA
- a CDS encoding glycosyltransferase 87 family protein, whose translation MPVLAWAVTRTALLLTLFGALHFPGDDVRPDVVVIYHGWYERLLTGSFPAGDVTWQYPPAAAAAFLAPALLPFLTYSHAFYLLACAADATVLAMLLRAGRANGRDLAGAWLWVAGVAVLGPLALARYDVMVTALAVAALLAAARHPRVAGALAGIGALVKVWPILVLAGARPGRTTRRSWGAALVTTVGVSSAFLAFTRGPFAFLTEQRQRGVEIESLAALPFHVLRWLGLWHGTSRLHYGSFEFLGPYVPTAARIALAGAVLAFCWLVWWRVRARTFSDVVLYDAAFAAVLVFVTTSRVISPQYLIWLLGLGALCLTCRSTVQRRPVLLILIACFFTVLEFPIGFGPVVRSNLPGIVVLLIRDGLLLVATVSSCRRLWRSTASRPDATPDDAASSGADYAVAHMG comes from the coding sequence ATGCCGGTGCTGGCCTGGGCGGTGACGCGAACCGCACTGCTGCTGACGCTGTTCGGCGCCCTGCACTTCCCCGGTGACGACGTCCGCCCCGACGTGGTCGTCATCTACCACGGCTGGTACGAACGGCTGCTGACCGGCAGCTTTCCGGCCGGCGACGTCACCTGGCAGTATCCGCCCGCCGCCGCGGCGGCCTTCCTCGCTCCGGCACTGCTGCCGTTCCTGACCTACTCGCACGCCTTCTACCTGCTCGCCTGCGCCGCCGACGCGACGGTCCTGGCGATGCTGCTGCGGGCCGGGCGGGCCAACGGCCGGGACCTGGCCGGCGCCTGGCTGTGGGTCGCCGGGGTCGCCGTGCTCGGCCCGCTGGCCCTGGCCCGCTATGACGTGATGGTCACCGCCCTCGCCGTCGCCGCCCTGCTGGCCGCCGCACGGCACCCCCGCGTGGCGGGCGCGCTGGCCGGGATCGGCGCGCTGGTCAAGGTCTGGCCCATACTCGTGCTCGCCGGTGCGCGGCCGGGCCGCACGACCCGACGCTCCTGGGGTGCGGCGCTGGTCACTACCGTCGGTGTCAGCTCCGCCTTCCTGGCTTTCACCCGGGGACCGTTCGCGTTCCTCACCGAGCAGCGTCAGCGCGGCGTCGAGATCGAGTCGCTGGCCGCTCTGCCGTTTCATGTCCTGCGCTGGCTCGGTCTGTGGCACGGCACCTCCCGGCTGCACTACGGATCGTTCGAGTTCCTGGGCCCGTACGTGCCCACCGCGGCCCGGATCGCACTGGCCGGCGCGGTGCTGGCCTTCTGCTGGCTGGTCTGGTGGCGGGTACGCGCCCGCACTTTCAGCGACGTCGTGCTCTACGACGCTGCGTTCGCCGCGGTGCTGGTCTTCGTCACCACCAGCCGGGTGATCAGTCCGCAGTACCTGATCTGGCTGCTCGGCCTCGGCGCACTCTGCCTGACCTGCCGCTCCACAGTCCAGCGCCGACCCGTGCTGCTCATCCTGATCGCGTGCTTCTTCACGGTGCTCGAATTCCCCATCGGCTTCGGCCCGGTCGTGCGGAGCAACCTGCCGGGCATAGTCGTACTGCTGATCCGCGACGGGCTGCTTCTGGTGGCAACGGTCTCCTCCTGCCGCCGACTCTGGCGCAGTACGGCCTCCCGGCCGGACGCGACGCCTGACGACGCGGCGTCCTCAGGCGCGGACTACGCGGTGGCGCACATGGGTTGA
- a CDS encoding nitric oxide synthase oxygenase yields MQLPPSSGPTPRRPSAHEAVLAAAEVFIRQYAAENPGDGDPRRRLAEVTAEVERFGTYEHTAAEVAYGARVAWRNAARCIGRLYWNNLIVRDLRHVTHPDDIASECFEHLRIATNGGRIRPVISVFAPDRPGRPAATLLGEQLVRYSDDPRSTHRVALARDLGWKGGETPFEILPLLVQPGSGLTPEFYEVPEDAVLEVPLTHPRHPGFATLGLRWYAVPAVSDMSLEIGGVTYPAAPFNGWYMGTEIGSRNLADTDRYNLLPAVAELFGLDTRNERTLWRDRALVELNLAVLHSYEQAGVSMADHHTESRRFLAHVDRERRHGRPVPTDWSWIVPPLSGGATAVFHRYYDPEDPELRPAFVHRTAEVPQGCPYGAA; encoded by the coding sequence ATGCAACTCCCCCCTTCGTCCGGCCCGACTCCGCGCCGCCCATCGGCGCACGAGGCCGTCCTGGCGGCCGCCGAGGTGTTCATCCGGCAGTACGCCGCCGAGAACCCGGGCGACGGCGACCCGCGTCGGCGGCTCGCGGAGGTCACCGCGGAGGTGGAGCGCTTCGGCACGTACGAACACACTGCGGCGGAGGTGGCGTACGGCGCGCGGGTGGCCTGGCGCAACGCGGCGCGCTGCATAGGCCGGCTCTACTGGAACAATCTGATCGTGCGGGACCTGCGGCACGTCACGCATCCCGACGACATCGCCAGTGAGTGCTTCGAGCATCTGCGGATCGCGACCAATGGAGGCCGTATCCGACCGGTCATCAGCGTCTTCGCCCCCGATCGCCCCGGCCGTCCCGCCGCCACGCTGCTGGGCGAGCAGTTGGTGCGCTACTCGGACGACCCGCGCAGCACCCACCGGGTGGCGCTGGCCCGGGACTTGGGCTGGAAGGGGGGTGAAACACCCTTCGAGATACTGCCGTTGCTGGTGCAGCCCGGCTCCGGCCTGACTCCGGAGTTCTACGAGGTGCCCGAGGACGCCGTGCTGGAGGTGCCGTTGACGCATCCGCGCCATCCCGGGTTCGCCACCCTCGGTCTGCGCTGGTACGCGGTGCCGGCCGTCAGCGACATGTCGCTGGAGATCGGCGGGGTCACGTACCCGGCCGCGCCCTTCAACGGCTGGTACATGGGCACCGAGATCGGCTCGCGCAACCTCGCCGACACCGACCGCTACAATCTGCTGCCCGCCGTCGCCGAGCTGTTCGGCCTCGACACCCGCAACGAGCGCACTCTGTGGCGCGACCGCGCCCTGGTCGAGCTCAACCTGGCGGTCCTGCATTCTTACGAGCAGGCGGGGGTGAGCATGGCCGACCACCACACGGAGTCGCGGCGGTTCCTCGCGCACGTGGACCGCGAGAGGCGGCACGGGCGCCCGGTGCCGACCGACTGGAGCTGGATCGTCCCGCCCCTGTCCGGAGGGGCGACCGCGGTGTTCCACCGCTACTACGACCCCGAGGATCCCGAGCTACGGCCGGCCTTCGTGCACCGGACCGCAGAGGTACCGCAGGGGTGCCCCTACGGCGCAGCCTGA
- a CDS encoding dihydrofolate reductase family protein: MRKLIYGMNLTLDGYIAASGDDIGWSGPPSDELFQWWLDHEQASGLLLYGRKLWETMSSYWPTGDQQPDATPAEIEFARNWRDTPKVVFSSTIDKVDWNTRLVTGDAIAEITRLKAEDGGPMNIGGATLAGAAMRAGLIDEYAIAAYPVLVGSGTPFFTALDSWVNLNLVETRTFPGGVVLTRYETRR; the protein is encoded by the coding sequence ATGCGGAAACTGATCTACGGCATGAACCTGACCCTGGACGGCTACATCGCCGCGTCCGGCGACGACATCGGCTGGAGCGGACCGCCGAGCGACGAGCTGTTCCAGTGGTGGCTCGACCACGAGCAGGCGAGTGGCCTGTTGCTGTATGGGCGCAAGCTGTGGGAGACGATGAGCTCCTACTGGCCGACCGGCGACCAGCAGCCCGATGCCACCCCGGCGGAGATCGAGTTCGCGCGGAACTGGCGGGACACGCCGAAGGTGGTGTTCTCCTCGACGATCGACAAGGTCGACTGGAACACCCGCCTGGTCACCGGCGACGCGATCGCCGAGATCACCCGGCTCAAGGCCGAGGACGGCGGCCCAATGAACATCGGCGGTGCAACGCTCGCCGGGGCGGCCATGCGCGCCGGGCTGATCGACGAGTACGCGATCGCCGCCTATCCGGTCCTGGTGGGCAGCGGCACGCCGTTCTTCACCGCGCTGGACAGCTGGGTGAACCTGAACCTGGTGGAGACGCGGACGTTTCCCGGCGGCGTGGTCCTGACCAGGTACGAGACGAGGCGCTGA
- a CDS encoding UbiA family prenyltransferase: MPNDLQSPFVTGHCTPNGARLRLVAVSIAYPLLALVLGVLVWALLWQLLCTINNFCGVDRHWLGKNLIVGVEVVAQLTAAWQIAAPLTPAAWRWICSLAVAVILVIGVQDLPDVAGDRLRGRRTLPIALGDTATRAYLCLVFTALPLVLNVVLIVPAGLNWWPVTVGTTLTALSFVVATRALLLRTPAQDRRTYRLTELMYTLLLATSITLL; this comes from the coding sequence ATACCGAACGATTTACAGTCCCCCTTCGTCACCGGCCACTGCACCCCCAACGGCGCCCGGCTCCGGCTCGTCGCTGTCAGCATCGCCTACCCCTTGCTGGCACTGGTGCTCGGCGTGCTGGTCTGGGCCCTACTGTGGCAATTGCTGTGCACGATCAACAACTTCTGCGGGGTGGACCGCCATTGGCTGGGCAAGAACCTCATTGTCGGCGTCGAAGTCGTGGCTCAGCTCACCGCCGCCTGGCAGATCGCGGCGCCCCTCACCCCCGCCGCCTGGCGGTGGATCTGTAGTCTCGCCGTCGCCGTGATTCTCGTCATCGGTGTGCAGGACCTGCCCGACGTCGCAGGCGACCGCCTACGCGGCCGTCGTACCCTGCCCATCGCCCTCGGTGACACGGCCACCCGCGCCTACCTCTGCCTCGTCTTCACTGCTCTCCCCCTCGTTCTGAACGTTGTGCTCATCGTCCCGGCCGGTCTCAACTGGTGGCCCGTCACCGTCGGCACCACACTGACCGCCCTGAGCTTCGTGGTGGCCACCAGGGCCCTTCTCCTGCGCACCCCGGCACAGGACCGACGGACCTATCGCCTGACGGAGCTGATGTACACCCTGCTCCTCGCCACCTCCATCACCCTCCTGTGA
- a CDS encoding PP2C family protein-serine/threonine phosphatase, with protein MGERVGAVNASEPFPSVESRLRAVPPHALVATAEALLAELFGAQEVTLLLGDYSLTVLQPVTDLPHTGDPVSAHDGPAGTAFTIQKPVVQATADPAIELIHLPLTVRGDRLGILSVRLPTTSADPATVLSLGEFATALGHEVATASRDTDLYLQARRTRRLTLAAEMQWQLLPGRGCARREYVIGAHLEPAYATGGDNFDWSTSADHLTLTVTDGMGQGIDASLLTHLAVSALRNARRAGIGLADQAALADQAVYAQYGGKAYASTLLLRFDLGTGTVRAVDAGSPRLYRLRENGIDLVELEAQLPLGMFEETPYEEQTFHVEPGDRLVALSTGVHGTRSATGDLFGEHGLRQILSATRQASPHETARAVVAGLIEHFGSKDLTSDAAVVCLDWTGRAVDTARLTPEPH; from the coding sequence ATGGGGGAGAGGGTGGGCGCCGTGAATGCCTCTGAACCGTTCCCGTCCGTGGAAAGCCGACTCCGGGCCGTTCCGCCCCATGCGCTGGTCGCCACGGCCGAGGCGCTGCTGGCCGAACTCTTCGGCGCCCAGGAGGTCACCCTTCTCCTAGGCGACTACAGCCTCACCGTCCTGCAACCGGTCACCGACCTGCCGCACACCGGCGACCCGGTCTCTGCCCACGACGGCCCTGCAGGCACCGCCTTCACCATCCAGAAGCCGGTCGTGCAGGCCACCGCCGACCCGGCCATCGAGCTGATCCACCTGCCCCTCACCGTCCGCGGCGACCGGCTCGGCATCCTCTCCGTGCGCCTGCCCACCACCTCGGCGGACCCGGCCACCGTGCTCAGCCTCGGCGAGTTCGCCACGGCCCTCGGTCACGAGGTCGCCACCGCGAGCCGGGACACCGACCTCTATCTGCAGGCCCGCCGTACCCGTCGCCTCACCCTCGCCGCCGAGATGCAGTGGCAGCTCCTGCCCGGGCGCGGCTGCGCCCGCCGGGAGTACGTCATCGGCGCCCATCTGGAGCCCGCCTACGCCACCGGCGGCGACAACTTCGACTGGTCCACCAGCGCCGACCACCTCACCCTCACCGTGACCGACGGCATGGGCCAGGGCATCGACGCCTCCCTGCTCACCCATCTCGCCGTCAGCGCCCTGCGCAACGCCCGCCGCGCCGGCATCGGCCTCGCAGACCAGGCCGCCCTGGCGGACCAGGCCGTCTACGCCCAGTACGGCGGCAAGGCGTACGCCTCGACACTCCTGCTCCGCTTCGACCTGGGCACCGGGACTGTGCGTGCGGTCGACGCCGGCTCCCCTCGGCTGTACCGCCTCCGCGAAAACGGGATCGATCTGGTCGAGCTGGAAGCGCAGCTTCCCCTGGGGATGTTCGAAGAGACTCCCTACGAGGAACAGACCTTTCACGTGGAGCCCGGCGACCGCCTGGTCGCCCTGAGCACCGGCGTGCACGGCACCCGCTCGGCGACCGGAGACCTCTTCGGGGAACACGGGCTGCGCCAGATCCTGAGCGCGACCCGCCAGGCATCGCCGCACGAGACCGCGCGCGCGGTCGTCGCCGGGCTGATCGAGCACTTCGGCAGCAAGGACCTCACCTCGGACGCCGCGGTCGTCTGCCTCGACTGGACCGGCAGGGCCGTCGACACGGCACGGCTCACTCCCGAGCCCCACTGA